The genomic region CTGAAAAAAGCTACTCCGTAAAAATATCCTCATCTTTTAAATATTGTAATCCTTTATCTTTTTCGTTTAGAATCCTTTTGGTACGCAGGTATCGGTTATAATTATATTCATCGAAATCTGTGGCAGTGGTATCCATGGTGCTGATATGTACATCGCCCATAGAATGTATAAATTTATGATCACCAATCCACATCCCTACGTGAATCACGCGTTCTTTAGTAGAATCTGTGGCAGGTCTTCCAAAAAACAATAAATCACCCGCAACAAGATTTTCGAAATTCCTGGTTGAATCTACTAAAACTCCGGTATGTACTTGTTGAGAAGCATCACGTGGAATCACCATTCCATTTAAAAAATATACCGTTTTGGTAAAACCGCTACAATCTACTCCTTTTGGCGAGGTACCGCCCCATAAATAAGGAAGGCCCATTAATTTTTCGCCGGTCATCACCAGTTCTTCACCATCAACATCTAAATCAGCTAACCAGGTTTTATAAGGTTTTGCATCTGTCTTTGGAACAAAAGCGCTTCTACCGTCTGGATAAGCAATCTCGTAGAAATTTCCTTGTTCAGCTGTCAGTTCTAAAATATCTCCGGCCACAAGGTCTGAAACCACCTCAGCATTATTTTTAGCCGATTTTAGCGATTTTCCGTAAGGATTCAGGTAAATTAACTTGTCCTTCGATTTCCAGTCAGCAAACTGTTCTTTGGTCATATTCTGGATACCACCATAATCTACCCAGGCCAAATACCCGTCTGGCGTTTGAATATAGTACCAGCTTCCCTGTTTTTTATACACTTTTACCGGCATTCCCAAGGTAGTTTGCGTTACCAGTTGCGCGGCATGGCGTGGTTCTTCGCGAAGATTCGCTACCGAAATTTTAATCACACCCATCGTTTGATTCTCTAAACCTTCAGCATCGGGTAAGGTCTGAATATTTGCAGTGTATTTTATGCCTTTTTGGTTTAGTGTATTTTCTAGATCTTTAGCGGCCTCAGGGAGGTTGGTTTCGCCTTCAATATTAAATCCGTCGGTTTCTTTTTTAGCTTCAAAATCGAATAAAGCTACCCTTCCATCGGGAGCATACACATTTTTTAAACTATCAATGACTACCTGCGCTTCGTTTTTTTCTTCAACAGTAGTTTCGGTTTTCTCATTACAACTTGCTAGCACTGCTGCTAAAACCAATGTCCAAAAACTATATTTTTTTATCTTCATTTTTACTGATTTTCAATCTATTCAAATTTAAACAATTTTACTCCAGTGCCATTTTCTGAAGGATAAATGACTTTTTCTGAAGTAATTTTTACACCCGTTGCGGTATCATTTTTTAAAAGCAAAGCACCATCCATATCTACATAATCCAACATGGGCGCGAGTTGCGCAATGGCTGAAATCCCAACGGTCGATTCGGTCATACAGCCTACCATGGTTTTTAATCCCAGGGCTTTTGCTTTTGCAATCATTCGTAAGGCAGGTGTAATTCCGCCACATTTTGTAAGTTTAATATTTACACCATGGAAATATTCGGCACACTTTTCAACATCACTTTCTACAATACAGCTTTCGTCGGCAATTACCGGTAAGGCAGAATTTTGATAGAGCAACTTCTGTCCTTCAAGATCATCTACCGCTAAAGGCTGCTCTAAAAACTCCACATTTAATTCTTTTAAAACATGGCTGTTTTCAATCGCCTGATAGGCTGCCCAGGCTACATTGGCATCGATCCTAAAAACCGAATTGGTATGCTTTCGAAGCTCTTTTATAATTTCGATATCATGATCGGTTCCTAACTTGATCTTGTATAATGGCCACGGAAAATCTTTAATCTTACGAATCATCTCTTCGGTTGAAGCAATTCCAATCGTATAACTTGTTTGCGGTACCTTGGCAGGATCTAAATTCCACAACTTATAAAGCGGTTGTTGCTTTCGCTTTCCATAAAGGTCATGCAACGCCATATCTAAGGCACATAACGCGAAAGTTTCGGTTTTTAATTCAGGATAAATTTTTTCCCATATGATTTCCGGAGGTTCTTCAATATGATTTTCGACAATTTGCTCCACTTTTTGTAAAGCCTTCATCATACTTTCTACCGTAACTCCGTAATACGAAGTTGCGGCCGCTTCCCCAAAACCGGTAACCCCATCGTGCGATACTGAAACTACCAAACTTGGCTGCACATCACGCGAAGCATGACTAATCCTAAAGGTGTCTTTTAACTGCAGTTGATATTGGTGATATTCGATCTTCATTTTTTAAGCTTATTCTAAAATAATTTCTTTAAAATCACTTTGATTTCCGGTACGGTCTACCGCCGTCATGCCTATTTTAGACAATTTTATTTTCTTTTCTCCTACCAGGTAGGAAAGCGTGGTTTTAAGTTCTGAAAACTGCGCTTTATTTAGGATTTTAAAATCCCATTTACTGCCTTCATACTGAAAATACAATACCCATCTAAAAACATCATTTTGATCGGGATGCTCCCAGGAAATTCTTAGTGTATTTCCATCAAGCTGAGTAAAAACTTCTGGTGATTTTGGTGCTTTATTATCCATCCACGGACTTGGCGGTACCAATGCCGGTTTTCTAAAATAACTTTCGGCTAAAGCTTTTTCAGTTTCTTTATCGTTCATCAGGGCTTTAAGATTCCAGAGTACGGCGCCAGGATCATCTGCCAGCATTCCCCGGGTAATCATTAGCTGATTAAACAATTCGTTCTCATAACCTTCTTCTTCGATAAGCCCGGCGTTTATCCCCGGCCAGATATGTCTATCTTTGGTATTTTCGCTTTCCCACCAGTGTAATAGCACCGGGAAACTCTGCGCAATCTGATCTGTTTTCCAGTATAACTGCGGAGTGAGATAATCTACCCAGCCTTCATTAATCCATTTTTTAGCATCGGCATATAGTTTTTCATACTGGTCATAACCGGCAATGGATTGTGGATACCCGGGACGCCAGATCCCAAACGGGCTAATTCCGAATTTCACAAAATTCTTCTCTTTTTTGACCACTTTGCCTACACGTGCAATAAAATCATCAACATTTTTACGACGCCAGTCTCCCCTACTTAATTTTCCGCCGGTATTTTTATAGGTATTCCATGTTTGATCGTCTGGGAAATCTTTGCCGCCGTTATAGCTATCGTATGGATAAAAATAATCGTCAAAATGAATACCATCTACATCGTATCGCTTTACCAGGTCTTCTACCACTGCAGTGGTACGATCCTGAACATCCTTACGAGCAGGATCCATCCAGTACATTCCGTTTTGTAGTTTCACGACCATCTCTGGATTGGTTTTTACAACGGAAGCTGCGCTGATTTCTCCCCCGGTGGTATGATAGGCCCGGTACGGATTTAACCAAACATGAAGTTCCATCCCGCGTTTATGGGCTTCGTTAATCCAAAAAGTAAGCGGATCGTAAAAAGGTTGAGGTGCTTTTCCCTGCTGCCCGGTTAAAAAATACGACCAGGATTCGATATCACTTTGGTATAAGGCATCGGCTTGTGGACGTACCTGAAAGATCACTGCATTATAATTATGATTCGCTAAAAAATCCAGTAATTTTATCGCTTCGCCCTGTTGCTGTGCGGTTGGCAAGCCAGAGCGTGACGGCCAGTTGATATTGGCTACTGTGGCAATCCACGCCGCCCTGAATTCAGCCACATCTAGTGGAGGTTCGCTTTTTATAATTTCTTCTTTTACCGTAACTTCTTCTGGTAATTCTTCTTTTGTGACCTCAGCAGGTTTTGTGGTATCAGGCTGTTCTTCCTTTTCTTCTACAGGCATTGGGTTCTCTACAACTTCTGGCTGATTTTTTGGCGTTGAAGATTGTACTGTTTGCTTCGTTTTACAGGAGGAAAAAAGCAGGGAAAATAATACTAATACTGCTGCTGAGTAGGAAATCGTAGTTTTCATAAAATTAAATAGGCATCGCACAATATTAAACAAAAGAAAGAGATATAGAAATGAATCTATTCTCTTTCTTGAGCAAACTAAACTGAAATTATCTATCCCTCCAGTAGTCAATATGACTTGAACCTGGATCTTCAGTATACGTCCCTCTTATCTGCGTGGTATAAACTCTTCCTAAACTTGCTAAAGTTAATCCATGCTCTAAAAACGACTCTGATTCCTGAGGATCGTAATCTGTTCCTGAAGGAAATACTTTAAAGGTGTAACTGCCCGGTGCTAACTCTGTATATTCTCCAGAACTTTTATAAGGTATTCCCTGTCCTAAAGAAATAACGCGGGCATCCTCTGCAGGCGAATTTTCAGTTGCTGGTACTGCTGCTCTAATGGCATAAACATCTACACTAAATGGAATATTTGCCATGGTATTCACAAATCTCCAGTAAATTAAATCGTGATTAGGTTCTGGTAAATTGTCCTTAATAAAGGCGATTTCATAATTCTCTGAAGTTCCTACCAGGTACGCCGAATAATGATTTTGTGCTTCTGTAGTAATACTTGTTGAGGCCAGGTTTTGTGCCTCTAAAGTTCTTACCTCCAATTCCCCACTGCCGGAAGGAATAACAGCATAAGCATTACTCGGATAAACTGAAGTATAGTCTAAAGCCTGTTCCTGGTCTTCACCAGAACTATTTTCCGCAGTTACTTTCTCATCATTAAAAAAGAATCCTGCATTTGGTGCGTCTTCTGCATGAAAAAAGAATTTCACGTAACTCATATCCTCAGCTACGGGTTCTGTAACCTCGGGAATGGCATTTTTTTCGCATCCCAGAACGAGTAAAGCTAAAAATGCTATGATTAAACAATTTGCTGATATTTTTCTCATAATCTTTTTTTATTCGTTGATACTAAACCAGGTTTCGTAAGTATGGTAATCTTCTTCAAAAGCATTTAATTTTTCCAGTGCCTCCTGATTCCACATATATTCTGAATTGTATCTTGGTCTTGCTCTATAAGCAGGATTCCCGTTATTAGCTTCAAACAAAGGATCTGGCAGCGTAAACCCCTGATAAACGGCTTCGCTTTCATCTTCTACACCTAAATCGTAGTGATATCTTCTCATATCAGACCAGGTTTCGAAGAACCCCCATCCCCAGGTCGCGATATATTTTTGAAGCATAATTTTTGAAAGTGTTAATCCAGCAGAGGTTTCGGGAAAAACAACATCACTACTTTCCATTAATGCTCTTCTTTGATCGTAAATTTCCTGGTCTGGCGAGTAGGGTCTGGCAAAATCTAAATGTGCATTTACGCCCTCTTTATAGGCTTCTAATGCTATTGCCATATCGCCAGCCAGGTAAGCTGCTTCAGATTTTATAAATTGTAATTGAGAAAAGGTCATTAGTGGAAATTGGGCATCATTATTAAAGAAATAAATTTGCGGTGAAGGATTACTGCCTCTATAGCCTACTTCATTCCAAAAGTTTTTAGGTACCATAGCAGCTTCAGCAGTTGTCCATTCGTTAATACCAACCTCTGGTGAAATTCCACGATATAATCCATCGGGCGAGGTAGCTAGCATTGATGTAATTCTGGGATCATTTAAATATTGTTCTTCCGCAGTAAAGACCGGATCCTGTCCTAATAAGTCGGGATCCTGAAATGCAGGATTGCTCCCGTTAAGTAATCCTAAAATAAATTTTGTTTGCCTGTAATAACCAATATTACCTCTTAGCGGCCCAAAGAAATTCGTGTTCGCGCTAACGGTTCCCTGGAATCTGATTAAAGCATTATCCTGATTACCCACAAGTGCCTGATCTACATACTCAATAACCTGCTGAGGATCATAACTGCTTTTATTGGTTAATCGATGCGCATTGATCGCTAAAAGTCCATAGGCCAGTTTTTTCCATCTTTCTTTATCTCCCTGATAAATTAAATCTGCTTCTGTTAATCCAGAATCTTCCGGACTTAAACCATCTGTTCTATCCAAACTTTCTATGCCTAGTAAAAGTAATCGCTGAATTTCTTCGTAGGCTACAGATTGCTCATCATAATCAAAAGTTCTTCTATCTGGATCGAATGCCTGAGTAACAATTACAGGACCGTGATAATCTGTAAGCATTTGCCAGCCAAAAGCTCTTAAGATATATCCTACTCCTACAAATCCATATTTCTCATTAAGTTCTCCACTTCTAATCATGTCTGAAAGGTTGTACCCCATACTCCAGTATACGGCTCTCCACAGTTGTGCATAAGAATCTGATAACGGATTAGAATGTAAGTTTAACGAATATGCATTCCCAGAGGTATACGCCCAGTTTTGGGTGTAAAAGCCTGTAAATCTTCCATCCCATTGTATAGCTACTGCAAGCTCTGATTCTATTTGAGGAAGAAAAAGTTCTGGTTGTAAAAGCGCATCTGGACCATTGGGATTGGTGTTTACATCCAGATAATCCTCGCAACTAATGCTGCATGTACCCATTAATAAAAGTAATGCTATATATATTCTATTTTTCATCTTTTTTTATTTTAAAATCCTGCTCTTATACCAATATTGTAACCTCTTGGTAAAGGAAAGTTACCATAATCAAGACCTACACCTCCAGCTCCTCCAACTGCAGCAGAGTTTCCGTTTCCTACCGGATCCAAACCAGAATAATTAGTTACCAAGAATAAATCTGTACCGGTTAAGAACACACTTGCATTTTTAAGAACATTGGTTTTTTTCAACAATTTGGAAGGGAAATTATAGGAGAAAGTGACATCCCGTAACCTCATCCAATTGATATCTTTTTCTATAAAACTTTGATAAGGATAAATTGCAGACCAATAGCTGGAATTTCTGGAAAGGTCTATTGGTATATTATTTTGAGTAGGGTTTGAAGTATTTTCGAGTCCGTCCTTTAAAACGCCGTCTACAATTCTTGGTGTTTCTCTATTCAATGTTCTTTTACTTAATCCTCTTGTGGTTAAATAATATTCCGTTGCATTGTATACGTCTCCGCCAACTCGAAAATCCAATAAGAAATCTAATGCAAATTGCTTGTATCTAAACGTATTAGAAAGGCCTATTCTAAAATCCGGATTGCGATCTCCTACGACTACCCATTCTTCAGTATTTAAAATTGGTAATCCTGAAGATGGGTTTACCAAAACTTCACCCGCTTCATTTCTTTGATAATCATATCCTGTGAAGGTAGTTAAAGGTCCGCCTACCCTGGATCCAACCCTAACATTTCCATAAAGCCAGGTATCTGAATTATAAAATTCTTCTACATCTGCCGGAAGACTTACTAACTCACTCCAGTTTTTGGTAAAGTTTGCCCTTATATCCCAGGAAAAATCTTTATTAAGAACAGGTGTTCCGTTTAATTGAAGTTCTATACCTTCATTTTTTATCTCTCCTGCATTAAAGGTCATTAACACAAAACCGGTAGCATAACTCAATCTCAGATTTTGTACAATCTGGTCTTCAGACTTCTTATTGAAATACGTTGCATCTAGACTTAATCTATTATTAAAAAATTTAAGTTCGGTTCCGAATTCATAAGATGTGGTCATCTCTGGCATTAAATTTAAACTTGGGCCGGTAAACCCGTATTTAAAACCTCCACCGGTTGTTTGTGCCGGTTCGTAATAAGGTCTTATACTATATGGACGCGCATCTTTACCTACCTGAGCGATAGATCCTCTTAACTTCCCATAGGTTAAAACATCGCTGTCTTTAAACATCCCTAATTCTGAGAAAATGAAACTTAAACCTGCAGATGGATAGAAGAAAGAGTTATTTTGTACGGGCAATGTAGAACTCCAGTCATTTCTTCCGGTTAATGTTAAAAATAGCAGGTCGTTATAGCCAATATTCAAGCTACCAAAAGCGCCTACTAATCTTCTTTCGGTTAAATTATTAAATGCTCTATGGGTTTCGAGATCTGTATTGTTGATAGACCAAAGATCTGGCGCCTGAAAATCCTGGCCACTGGCCGCAGCACTAAAAGTATTATAATCGTATACCGCACTTCCTAATTTAAAATCTATGCTTATATCTTTATCGAAAATTGTTTGAGTATGAAATTGTGCATAATATTGATACGTTAAATTTCTGGTCGTAATAAGTGCCTGATCAAACAAGCCACCATAATTTATCCCCGTATTTGATTCCGGATGTCTTACGATAGTATTTTTCTGGGTAAAATAATCCACTCCCACCTGTCCTACCATTCGAAGCCAATCTGTAGGTTCTGCTGTTACTCGAGTATTTAATTTATATCGATCTACTAAAGAATTAAATTGATTACTATTTACATTAAAAAAAGCATTTTCTACAGCATCTGCATATTCCGCATAATTACGACGATCACCTCCCTCTGTTAAATATACACTGGCATCATCTGTAGAAGGCCATAATAATAAATGTAACAAGGGCCCTCCACTACCTCTAAAAGCCTGTTCATTATCAGATCTTGTGTAATCAAAAGTTACATCTGCGGTTAGAAAATCTAAAAAGTTAGCTGTTACTGCTGAGGATAAATTTAGCTTGTCTAAACTTGTATTTGGTACAAAACCCTGAGCATTGGTATTTGAAGCAGAAACTCTATACTGTGTTTGTTCAGATCCTCCAGAAAGGGATATATTATGTTTTTGAGTGAAGGCATCCTGAAAAAAGTTCCCTATGTTATCGTAAAACCGGGTTCCCTCTGGATATTCAGCGCCAAAATAATATAAACTTTCATCAGCATCACTGGTAAACCCATTGGCTCCTCTACCATATTTTTGCTGAATTTCCGGATATTTAACGATTCGGTCTAATCTAAAACTATTACTATAATCTAGTTTACTAACCCCGGCTTTTCCTCTTTTTGTAGTGATCACAACAGCTCCAGAAGCAGCTTCTATTCCGTATAAAGCCGAAGCCTCAGGCCCTTTAAGGATAGTAATATTCTCAATATCCTCAGGATTAATATCTGCTCCCCTGTTGGTAAAATCGACCCCGCGATTGTTCAAAGCAGTTCCGCTATTTAATGACGAAGCAAATACGCCTGTAGAGGTTGTAGCGTTACTAATTGGTAAACCATCTACCACAAATAAGGGTTGGTTACTGCCGCTTAATGAGCTTATCCCCCTTATAACCATAGATGTTGAAGCTCCCGGTAGCCCTGAAGTTGAATTAATTTCTACCCCGGGAACCCTACCTGCCAGTGCATTAATAAAATTCTCTCGTTGTGTTTGCGCAACTGTTTCACCTTTAACTTCGGTTACTGCATAACCCAGTGCTTTTTTCTCCTGTTTGATTCCAAGGGCAGTTACGACCACCTCATCCAAACTTTCCCTGTCTACAGCCATCGTGACAAGAAATTCCCTTTTATCCCCAACTCTAAGTTCTTGTTTTTTAAAACCGACTGAAGAAAATACCAATACAACATCACTATCTGGAATAAATAGCGTAAAGTTTCCATCAAAATCGGTTACAGCACCCAAAGACGAATCTTTTACACGTACCGTAACCCCTGGAAGCGGAATTTTATCCTCATCCATTACTTTTCCTGATATTCCAATCTCTTGAGCCCAACCGGTAGCTGAAATCAGCAAAAGCATAAAGAAGAATGGTCTACATAGTTGTTCTTTCATAAAATTAAGTTAATAATTGGTTATCTAACAAACTTATCGTTTAAATATCTTAAATGCAATATTTAATTGCAATAAATTCAACAATTTAAAAGATTAAACCTGTAGTTTATCTATAATTGCGACTTTTTATTGCAAAATGATTGTGTTTCACATCAATAAGATCAGAAATAAATAAAAGTTTTTAACGTAATTTTTCAATATATCCTTAAGTTCGAAATTCATGATGATCCTAAATATGTTTATAAAAAAGGATGATGTTATTAGATGATTATTTCTCTATTTTAATAGCGAAGCATCTAAATTTAGGATACAAATTATCATTTCCGAAGATTTTGTCATTTCGAGCGCAATGAAATGAAGTCGAGAAATCTCAATCAACAATTTAAGTTAGAAAGTTTAAAAGTTGTTGTACGGTGAAAAGTCATTCCGAATTCAGCATTCAAAATTCAAAATTTTAATCCTGATTCCAGATTCTCACTAAAAAAAGATTTCTCCATTTCGCTTCGCTTCAGTCGAAATGACAACCTTTAGAATGCAATGTTTAAGGTTTAAGGTTTAAGGTTGAAAAGTTGACCTTGCCTGAATAAGGTTGCCTTTTTTCAAGTTAATAATT from Zunongwangia profunda SM-A87 harbors:
- a CDS encoding SH3 domain-containing C40 family peptidase produces the protein MKIKKYSFWTLVLAAVLASCNEKTETTVEEKNEAQVVIDSLKNVYAPDGRVALFDFEAKKETDGFNIEGETNLPEAAKDLENTLNQKGIKYTANIQTLPDAEGLENQTMGVIKISVANLREEPRHAAQLVTQTTLGMPVKVYKKQGSWYYIQTPDGYLAWVDYGGIQNMTKEQFADWKSKDKLIYLNPYGKSLKSAKNNAEVVSDLVAGDILELTAEQGNFYEIAYPDGRSAFVPKTDAKPYKTWLADLDVDGEELVMTGEKLMGLPYLWGGTSPKGVDCSGFTKTVYFLNGMVIPRDASQQVHTGVLVDSTRNFENLVAGDLLFFGRPATDSTKERVIHVGMWIGDHKFIHSMGDVHISTMDTTATDFDEYNYNRYLRTKRILNEKDKGLQYLKDEDIFTE
- a CDS encoding dipeptide epimerase gives rise to the protein MKIEYHQYQLQLKDTFRISHASRDVQPSLVVSVSHDGVTGFGEAAATSYYGVTVESMMKALQKVEQIVENHIEEPPEIIWEKIYPELKTETFALCALDMALHDLYGKRKQQPLYKLWNLDPAKVPQTSYTIGIASTEEMIRKIKDFPWPLYKIKLGTDHDIEIIKELRKHTNSVFRIDANVAWAAYQAIENSHVLKELNVEFLEQPLAVDDLEGQKLLYQNSALPVIADESCIVESDVEKCAEYFHGVNIKLTKCGGITPALRMIAKAKALGLKTMVGCMTESTVGISAIAQLAPMLDYVDMDGALLLKNDTATGVKITSEKVIYPSENGTGVKLFKFE
- a CDS encoding glycoside hydrolase family 10 protein, whose protein sequence is MKTTISYSAAVLVLFSLLFSSCKTKQTVQSSTPKNQPEVVENPMPVEEKEEQPDTTKPAEVTKEELPEEVTVKEEIIKSEPPLDVAEFRAAWIATVANINWPSRSGLPTAQQQGEAIKLLDFLANHNYNAVIFQVRPQADALYQSDIESWSYFLTGQQGKAPQPFYDPLTFWINEAHKRGMELHVWLNPYRAYHTTGGEISAASVVKTNPEMVVKLQNGMYWMDPARKDVQDRTTAVVEDLVKRYDVDGIHFDDYFYPYDSYNGGKDFPDDQTWNTYKNTGGKLSRGDWRRKNVDDFIARVGKVVKKEKNFVKFGISPFGIWRPGYPQSIAGYDQYEKLYADAKKWINEGWVDYLTPQLYWKTDQIAQSFPVLLHWWESENTKDRHIWPGINAGLIEEEGYENELFNQLMITRGMLADDPGAVLWNLKALMNDKETEKALAESYFRKPALVPPSPWMDNKAPKSPEVFTQLDGNTLRISWEHPDQNDVFRWVLYFQYEGSKWDFKILNKAQFSELKTTLSYLVGEKKIKLSKIGMTAVDRTGNQSDFKEIILE
- a CDS encoding DUF4397 domain-containing protein — protein: MRKISANCLIIAFLALLVLGCEKNAIPEVTEPVAEDMSYVKFFFHAEDAPNAGFFFNDEKVTAENSSGEDQEQALDYTSVYPSNAYAVIPSGSGELEVRTLEAQNLASTSITTEAQNHYSAYLVGTSENYEIAFIKDNLPEPNHDLIYWRFVNTMANIPFSVDVYAIRAAVPATENSPAEDARVISLGQGIPYKSSGEYTELAPGSYTFKVFPSGTDYDPQESESFLEHGLTLASLGRVYTTQIRGTYTEDPGSSHIDYWRDR
- a CDS encoding SusD/RagB family nutrient-binding outer membrane lipoprotein, whose protein sequence is MKNRIYIALLLLMGTCSISCEDYLDVNTNPNGPDALLQPELFLPQIESELAVAIQWDGRFTGFYTQNWAYTSGNAYSLNLHSNPLSDSYAQLWRAVYWSMGYNLSDMIRSGELNEKYGFVGVGYILRAFGWQMLTDYHGPVIVTQAFDPDRRTFDYDEQSVAYEEIQRLLLLGIESLDRTDGLSPEDSGLTEADLIYQGDKERWKKLAYGLLAINAHRLTNKSSYDPQQVIEYVDQALVGNQDNALIRFQGTVSANTNFFGPLRGNIGYYRQTKFILGLLNGSNPAFQDPDLLGQDPVFTAEEQYLNDPRITSMLATSPDGLYRGISPEVGINEWTTAEAAMVPKNFWNEVGYRGSNPSPQIYFFNNDAQFPLMTFSQLQFIKSEAAYLAGDMAIALEAYKEGVNAHLDFARPYSPDQEIYDQRRALMESSDVVFPETSAGLTLSKIMLQKYIATWGWGFFETWSDMRRYHYDLGVEDESEAVYQGFTLPDPLFEANNGNPAYRARPRYNSEYMWNQEALEKLNAFEEDYHTYETWFSINE
- a CDS encoding SusC/RagA family TonB-linked outer membrane protein, with the translated sequence MKEQLCRPFFFMLLLISATGWAQEIGISGKVMDEDKIPLPGVTVRVKDSSLGAVTDFDGNFTLFIPDSDVVLVFSSVGFKKQELRVGDKREFLVTMAVDRESLDEVVVTALGIKQEKKALGYAVTEVKGETVAQTQRENFINALAGRVPGVEINSTSGLPGASTSMVIRGISSLSGSNQPLFVVDGLPISNATTSTGVFASSLNSGTALNNRGVDFTNRGADINPEDIENITILKGPEASALYGIEAASGAVVITTKRGKAGVSKLDYSNSFRLDRIVKYPEIQQKYGRGANGFTSDADESLYYFGAEYPEGTRFYDNIGNFFQDAFTQKHNISLSGGSEQTQYRVSASNTNAQGFVPNTSLDKLNLSSAVTANFLDFLTADVTFDYTRSDNEQAFRGSGGPLLHLLLWPSTDDASVYLTEGGDRRNYAEYADAVENAFFNVNSNQFNSLVDRYKLNTRVTAEPTDWLRMVGQVGVDYFTQKNTIVRHPESNTGINYGGLFDQALITTRNLTYQYYAQFHTQTIFDKDISIDFKLGSAVYDYNTFSAAASGQDFQAPDLWSINNTDLETHRAFNNLTERRLVGAFGSLNIGYNDLLFLTLTGRNDWSSTLPVQNNSFFYPSAGLSFIFSELGMFKDSDVLTYGKLRGSIAQVGKDARPYSIRPYYEPAQTTGGGFKYGFTGPSLNLMPEMTTSYEFGTELKFFNNRLSLDATYFNKKSEDQIVQNLRLSYATGFVLMTFNAGEIKNEGIELQLNGTPVLNKDFSWDIRANFTKNWSELVSLPADVEEFYNSDTWLYGNVRVGSRVGGPLTTFTGYDYQRNEAGEVLVNPSSGLPILNTEEWVVVGDRNPDFRIGLSNTFRYKQFALDFLLDFRVGGDVYNATEYYLTTRGLSKRTLNRETPRIVDGVLKDGLENTSNPTQNNIPIDLSRNSSYWSAIYPYQSFIEKDINWMRLRDVTFSYNFPSKLLKKTNVLKNASVFLTGTDLFLVTNYSGLDPVGNGNSAAVGGAGGVGLDYGNFPLPRGYNIGIRAGF